The Thermogemmatispora onikobensis DNA segment GGATGGGTGGCACCTGCTCGCCGCCAATGGCGGGCCGATTACGCTCTTGCCAGTTCTCGATCTGCCGCACAATCTCGATGATCCGGCTCAGATGGGAGGAGAAGGTGCTCAGGTTCTGCTCGATGCTCTGCTCGTCGCCAATGTCGGCAAAGACCTCCTCAAAAACAGCTATTTCGGAGCCGTCTTCGGCAGGAATATGCAGCCCGGCCTGAGCCATGAGGGTCAGCAGGCCAACCGTCTTGAGAGCGACGGTCTTGCCGCCGGTATTCGGTCCAGTGATGACGACCATGAAGAAGTCGCGCCCGATGCGGAAGTCGATTGGCACGACCCGCCCGCTCAACAGCGGATGGCGGGCTCCACGCAGCTCGATGCGCCCCTCGTTGTTGAGGCGCGGCTCGCTACAGCGCAGGAGGCGACTGTAGCGGGCTTTGGCCAGGTGCAGGTCAAATTCGGCCAGGCGCTCGACCATCTCTGTCAAAGCCTCGGCCTCACGCCCGATCTCGTGCGAGAGGGTGCGTAAGATACGCTCAATCTCTTGCCGCTCTTCAATCTGCAACTGGCGCAGATGGTTGTTCATTTCGACGATGACCAGTGGCTCAATGAAGAGCGTGGCGCCGCTGCTCGACTGGTCGTGGACGATGCCCCGCACGAGGTTGCGGTTCTCGACCTTGACCGGGACCACGTAGCGCTCGTTGCGGATGGTGATGATCGGCTCCTGTAGAGCGGGCGCCAGTTCGTTGACGATGGTGCGCAGCCGCTCTTGCAGACGTTGGGTGGCGCTGCGAATGTCGAAGCGCAGCCGCCTCAGCAAGGGACTGGCGCTATCGAGGATCTCGCCGTCTTCGTTGACGGTCTCTTCGATACGCCGCATGAGATGAGGCCGCTCGGGAATGGCCTCCCCCAGGCTCCGCAGGAGCGGGAACTCTTCAGGGTCGAGCTTCTCCAGAAGACGCGCCACCTGGGCGGCACTGCGCAGGGTATTGAGGACCTCCAGCAGTTCGTGAGGCGTCAGCACCCCCTCGCGGGCCGCACGTGCGACCAGCGGACGGATGTCTCGCGCCGGCCCCACACTGGCATTGGCCTGGACGTCGAGCAGACGCACCGCCTCGCTGGTGTAGACCTGCCGTTCCCGCACCTCTTCGAGACTGGTCGCTGGCTGGAGAGCCAGCACCAGCTCTTTGCTGGCGGAGAAGCTGGCTTCTCGGGCTACTCGCTCCAGAATTTTGGGATATTCAAGGGTCTGAATACTTTTTTCGTGCATAAATGTCTATGACCACCTGCCAATACTCGCGTGCAATGAGTTCTCTTGATCTTGATGATATCAACTGTCCAGTGGCATGGCTTCTGTCCCATATGCCTTTGTCTCACCAGATCAGCATCACCAGAATTGGACCAGGGCGTCAAAAAAAGAAGACGGCTTTAGCATACCATAAAAAACAAACACGAGGAAACGGCGAATCCCCCCAGAGGCAAGATCTTCCGACTCCAGCCTTTGCTGTTCTTTCTTCACCAGGCCGTAGTACTTTGCAACTACGGTCCCGCTTACATCAGCAGGACTGCTGATTCTTTAAATAAAATTGGTATTAGCAACATTGCATATTTCCATGTATAGATACAGACCACTGTTTCTCACAATGTTCCTGAGTAGGGAATTGCGGAGCCGCGACGCAGCCAGAGCTAGACGCCAGCGAGGTTGCTTTCTCGCTCCTCCTTTCCCGGGCAATGGTCGGGGCCCGGCCTTCCAGGGAGACAGTGGACAGCAAGAAAGGAAGAGCAAACTATGAAAGTGCGGACGTTTGCGCCTCCAACGCTGCTCTGTTTACCACTGCTGCTCGTGTTGCTGACGGCCTGTGGCAGGGTGGCCTCTAGTACAGAGGTCGCCAGCCCGCAGACCATCAAAATTACTATTGGCGATTTCTTCGTGCGCTCGCCGCAAACCACCTTTGTCACCGGTACGCTCTATCACTTTGTGGTCACCAATCAGGGTCAGCATCACCATGATTTTCTCATCATGCATCCCATGAGCACTGAAACAATGGTCATGGATGAGGTCTATCAGCGCGCCCTGGCCTATATTTACAATATCGCCCCCGGCGAGAGCAAAACGCTCGACTTTACCTTTGATCACACGGCCCCGTCCGGCATGCTTGAATTCAGCTGTCATTACGGTGGCCACTATGAGGCCGGCATGCACCAGCCCATTGTGGTCAAGGCTGCCCCAGGGGCGCAGGTGACTCCTTATCCTAATAATGGCATCCCGGTTCAGGCCGCCAGCACTGCCGGGTCTGGAGGGACATGCGATCAGCCGGTCAGCGTGACAATC contains these protein-coding regions:
- a CDS encoding endonuclease MutS2, yielding MHEKSIQTLEYPKILERVAREASFSASKELVLALQPATSLEEVRERQVYTSEAVRLLDVQANASVGPARDIRPLVARAAREGVLTPHELLEVLNTLRSAAQVARLLEKLDPEEFPLLRSLGEAIPERPHLMRRIEETVNEDGEILDSASPLLRRLRFDIRSATQRLQERLRTIVNELAPALQEPIITIRNERYVVPVKVENRNLVRGIVHDQSSSGATLFIEPLVIVEMNNHLRQLQIEERQEIERILRTLSHEIGREAEALTEMVERLAEFDLHLAKARYSRLLRCSEPRLNNEGRIELRGARHPLLSGRVVPIDFRIGRDFFMVVITGPNTGGKTVALKTVGLLTLMAQAGLHIPAEDGSEIAVFEEVFADIGDEQSIEQNLSTFSSHLSRIIEIVRQIENWQERNRPAIGGEQVPPILVLLDEVGAGTDPSEGSALARAILSFLLERRITTVATTHYTELKAFAHEQPGAVNASVEFDIETLSPTYHLSIGLPGRSNALAIASRLGLDERIIERAREFLGSAGVRMETLLEGLQHERKAVADERFRLSMERAEAEHQRRQLEEERHRLERERVRILNEARARARREIEEVQAQLARIKLDVHRVNLTRERLDQARRQVRQLDERLELLPEPAQSQPQEEREELSEGPLQVGDLVRVLNFGQNAELVSLAPERGEAEVQMGALRFRVPLENLRRLGGRQAAEQQSRRQAPAVVLPRAEDRPEVSMQLDIRGWRVEEALEQLESYLNDAALAGLATVRVVHGKGTGALRSAVREHLARHPLVKSYQPAPAREGGDGVTIVSLSA